A region from the Brassica napus cultivar Da-Ae chromosome C8, Da-Ae, whole genome shotgun sequence genome encodes:
- the LOC106345282 gene encoding uncharacterized protein LOC106345282, translating into MSSSIVDLGVARVETTVTRETSEINRLVKTFLSDNLNMKKIIGLDTERAMKPGKLTKTVLLQLCDGDHCLIVQLHPYDYVELPLSLFNFLNLPDFTFVGISINKSLMMLESEFGLTCKNAVDIGPASWYLTKKAAHLSCKMDGILPTQLPTSPVFEDWCTHALSKDQIKLPVSNAYLAFRIGIFLLAGFKVY; encoded by the coding sequence ATGTCTTCGTCCATTGTTGATCTTGGAGTGGCTAGAGTTGAAACGACTGTCACTAGAGAAACCAGCGAAATCAACCGTCTTGTCAAGACATTCTTGTCTGACAACCTTAACATGAAGAAAATCATTGGTCTTGACACAGAACGAGCAATGAAGCCAGGAAAGCTAACTAAAACCGTCTTGCTCCAGCTTTGTGATGGAGACCACTGCTTAATAGTTCAGCTTCACCCCTATGATTATGTTGAACTTCCTCTCTCACTCTTCAATTTTCTCAACCTCCCTGATTTCACTTTCGTGGGGATTAGCATAAATAAGTCCCTGATGATGCTGGAGAGTGAGTTTGGTTTGACATGCAAGAATGCTGTTGACATCGGACCTGCCTCGTGGTACCTGACCAAGAAGGCCGCTCATTTGAGCTGTAAGATGGATGGTATTCTTCCGACTCAATTACCAACAAGCCCTGTCTTTGAAGATTGGTGCACACATGCTCTCAGCAAGGACCAGATCAAGCTTCCCGTCTCGAATGCTTACTTGGCTTTTCGCATTGGAATCTTTCTGTTGGCTGGTTTTAAAGTTTACTGA
- the LOC106451996 gene encoding uncharacterized protein LOC106451996 isoform X1, producing the protein MCESMLPFERLLLEIESERESCDCVCIQMESTRSEDPEIDDDFSEIYKEYTGPVTTTTTTTTNVQEKPKLPEDNKRDEEAEQQELPDPNSVPTDFTSREAKVWEAKSKATERNWKKRKEEEMICKICGESGHFTQGCPSTLGANRKSHEFLERVPARDKNVRALFTDKAVEKIESETGCKIKMDDKFIIVSGKDRLILRKGVDAVHKVREEGEAKTSSASHRSRSRSPRRTSVGPPPPPRAARNPEPLRQQHPPPSHGSSSFSERSGRQDKFVDNRVREENRVRIAPRGSPQAYGSDRARSRSTHSKSPGRPRYSGWDKPYEKQKYEVSGYRSERWDQERMGGGSGSRDIQMSHQFERPAFPQSLEELEMEYTRDVMELAKKRDKEEDEENNKHRETMRELRESYMKKLAGLRGMNAKHWEEFLQVDAQRRQEQQARQQQIAGQSYGTSNYRQFPYAEFDDGYSSNPPPPYAGNNVPMDSEGRYPPNHVKNYPSRHQDNSNYGGFQRQRREDYGKNFNRY; encoded by the exons ATGTGTGAATCTATGCTTCCTTTTGAGAGACTCTTATTGGAAATTGAaagcgagagagagagttgtgattgtgtttgtatTCAGATGGAGAGCACAAGGTCAGAAGACCCAGAGATTGATGACGACTTTAGTGAAATCTACAAGGAGTACACAGGTCCTgtgaccaccaccaccaccaccaccaccaacgTCCAAGAAAAACCTAAACTTCCTGAAGATAATAAACGTGATGAAGAAGCAGAGCAGCAGGAGCTCCCTGACCCCAACTCTGTACCAACTGATTTCACCAGCCGAGAGGCTAAGGTCTGGGAGGCTAAGTCCAAAGCCACTGAGAGGAACtggaagaagaggaaagaaGAGGAAATGATCTGTAAGATATGTGGAGAGTCTGGTCATTTCACTCAG GGATGTCCATCTACGCTTGGTGCCAACAGAAAGTCTCACGAGTTCCTTGAGAGGGTGCCAGCTAGGGACAAGAACGTCAGGGCTTTGTTTACTGATAAAGCTGTGGAAAAGATTGAGAGCGAGACCGGATGCAAGATCAAGATGGATGACAAGTTCATTATCGTCAGTGGGAAGGACAGATTAATCTTGAGGAAAGGTGTGGATGCTGTTCACAAGGTTAGAGAGGAAGGCGAGGCTAAAACTTCTTCTGCCTCTCACAGGAGCAGATCCAGGTCGCCTAGAAGAACTTCTGTTGGTCCACCACCTCCACCGCGTGCTGCTCGAAACCCTGAACCTCTGAGACAGCAGCACCCGCCTCCGTCGCATGGTTCATCAAGCTTCTCAGAGCGCTCTGGAAGGCAGGATAAGTTTGTGGATAATCGTGTGCGCGAAGAGAACCGTGTTCGAATTGCTCCACGAGGATCTCCACAAG CTTATGGTAGTGACAGAGCTCGGAGTCGTTCCACACATTCGAAATCCCCAGGGAGGCCACGTTATAGTGGATGGGATAAACCGTATGAAAAGCAAAAGTATGAGGTGAGTGGTTACAGGTCTGAAAGATGGGATCAAGAGAGAATGGGTGGTGGCTCTGGCTCAAGAGACATTCAGATGAGTCATCAGTTTGAACGCCCTGCTTTCCCTCAGAGTTTAGAAGAGCTAGAAATGGAATACACGAGAGATGTGATGGAGCTTGCAAAGAAACGCgataaggaagaagatgaggagaACAACAAGCATCGCGAG ACAATGCGGGAACTGAGAGAGAGTTACATGAAGAAACTAGCTGGGCTAAGGGGTATGAACGCTAAACATTGGGAAGAGTTCCTTCAAGTAGATGCTCAGAGACGTCAGGAGCAGCAAGCAAGGCAGCAGCAGATCGCTGGTCAGAGTTATGGTACTAGTAACTATAGACAGTTTCCTTATGCTGAGTTTGATGATGGTTACTCTTCCAACCCTCCTCCTCCCTATGCTGGAAACAATGTGCCAATGGATTCTGAAGGAAGATATCCTCCTAACCATGTAAAAAACTATCCTTCGAGGCATCAAGACAACAGCAACTATGGTGGGTTCCAACGCCAGAGGCGTGAAGACTATGGAAAAAACTTCAACCGCTATTAG
- the LOC106451996 gene encoding uncharacterized protein LOC106451996 isoform X2: MESTRSEDPEIDDDFSEIYKEYTGPVTTTTTTTTNVQEKPKLPEDNKRDEEAEQQELPDPNSVPTDFTSREAKVWEAKSKATERNWKKRKEEEMICKICGESGHFTQGCPSTLGANRKSHEFLERVPARDKNVRALFTDKAVEKIESETGCKIKMDDKFIIVSGKDRLILRKGVDAVHKVREEGEAKTSSASHRSRSRSPRRTSVGPPPPPRAARNPEPLRQQHPPPSHGSSSFSERSGRQDKFVDNRVREENRVRIAPRGSPQAYGSDRARSRSTHSKSPGRPRYSGWDKPYEKQKYEVSGYRSERWDQERMGGGSGSRDIQMSHQFERPAFPQSLEELEMEYTRDVMELAKKRDKEEDEENNKHRETMRELRESYMKKLAGLRGMNAKHWEEFLQVDAQRRQEQQARQQQIAGQSYGTSNYRQFPYAEFDDGYSSNPPPPYAGNNVPMDSEGRYPPNHVKNYPSRHQDNSNYGGFQRQRREDYGKNFNRY; this comes from the exons ATGGAGAGCACAAGGTCAGAAGACCCAGAGATTGATGACGACTTTAGTGAAATCTACAAGGAGTACACAGGTCCTgtgaccaccaccaccaccaccaccaccaacgTCCAAGAAAAACCTAAACTTCCTGAAGATAATAAACGTGATGAAGAAGCAGAGCAGCAGGAGCTCCCTGACCCCAACTCTGTACCAACTGATTTCACCAGCCGAGAGGCTAAGGTCTGGGAGGCTAAGTCCAAAGCCACTGAGAGGAACtggaagaagaggaaagaaGAGGAAATGATCTGTAAGATATGTGGAGAGTCTGGTCATTTCACTCAG GGATGTCCATCTACGCTTGGTGCCAACAGAAAGTCTCACGAGTTCCTTGAGAGGGTGCCAGCTAGGGACAAGAACGTCAGGGCTTTGTTTACTGATAAAGCTGTGGAAAAGATTGAGAGCGAGACCGGATGCAAGATCAAGATGGATGACAAGTTCATTATCGTCAGTGGGAAGGACAGATTAATCTTGAGGAAAGGTGTGGATGCTGTTCACAAGGTTAGAGAGGAAGGCGAGGCTAAAACTTCTTCTGCCTCTCACAGGAGCAGATCCAGGTCGCCTAGAAGAACTTCTGTTGGTCCACCACCTCCACCGCGTGCTGCTCGAAACCCTGAACCTCTGAGACAGCAGCACCCGCCTCCGTCGCATGGTTCATCAAGCTTCTCAGAGCGCTCTGGAAGGCAGGATAAGTTTGTGGATAATCGTGTGCGCGAAGAGAACCGTGTTCGAATTGCTCCACGAGGATCTCCACAAG CTTATGGTAGTGACAGAGCTCGGAGTCGTTCCACACATTCGAAATCCCCAGGGAGGCCACGTTATAGTGGATGGGATAAACCGTATGAAAAGCAAAAGTATGAGGTGAGTGGTTACAGGTCTGAAAGATGGGATCAAGAGAGAATGGGTGGTGGCTCTGGCTCAAGAGACATTCAGATGAGTCATCAGTTTGAACGCCCTGCTTTCCCTCAGAGTTTAGAAGAGCTAGAAATGGAATACACGAGAGATGTGATGGAGCTTGCAAAGAAACGCgataaggaagaagatgaggagaACAACAAGCATCGCGAG ACAATGCGGGAACTGAGAGAGAGTTACATGAAGAAACTAGCTGGGCTAAGGGGTATGAACGCTAAACATTGGGAAGAGTTCCTTCAAGTAGATGCTCAGAGACGTCAGGAGCAGCAAGCAAGGCAGCAGCAGATCGCTGGTCAGAGTTATGGTACTAGTAACTATAGACAGTTTCCTTATGCTGAGTTTGATGATGGTTACTCTTCCAACCCTCCTCCTCCCTATGCTGGAAACAATGTGCCAATGGATTCTGAAGGAAGATATCCTCCTAACCATGTAAAAAACTATCCTTCGAGGCATCAAGACAACAGCAACTATGGTGGGTTCCAACGCCAGAGGCGTGAAGACTATGGAAAAAACTTCAACCGCTATTAG